A part of Rattus rattus isolate New Zealand chromosome 4, Rrattus_CSIRO_v1, whole genome shotgun sequence genomic DNA contains:
- the Wdr53 gene encoding WD repeat-containing protein 53 isoform X3 gives MLRLRSSLRATGNGKPRILQAIMAVKWTGGHSSSILCLNASKDGLVASGGEGGDLVAWGEDGTPVGHMQLEGADDVTSVVFSASCPTKLYASHGESISVLDVRSLKGCLDHFHVNEEEINCLSLNETESLLASADDSGAIKILDLEKKKVTRSLKRHSNICSSVAFRPQRPQSLVSCGLDMQVMFMQRALGYFPSRIC, from the exons ATGCTGCGCCTGAGGTCATCACTACGCGCCACCGGGAACGGGAAGCCCAG aaTTTTGCAGGCCATCATGGCAGTCAAGTGGACTGGAGGACATTCTTCTTCAATCCTTTGCCTGAATGCAAGTAAAGACGGGCTGGTGGCTTCAGGAGGAGAGGGTGGAGACCTTGTGGCTTGGGGTGAAGATGGGACCCCTGTAGGACACATGCAGTTGGAAGGGGCAGATGATGTGACCAGCGTCGTGTTTTCCGCTTCCTGCCCCACCAAGCTCTATGCCTCCCATGGAGAGTCCATCAGTGTACTAGATGTCAGGTCTCTCAAAGGGTGCCTGGACCACTTTCATGTGAATGAGGAAGAAATCAATTGTCTTTCATTAAATGAAACTGAAAGTCTGCTGGCTTCTGCTGATGACTCTGGGGCAATCAAAATCCTCgacttggaaaagaagaaagttacCAGATCCCTGAAGAGACATTCCAACATTTGTTCCTCTGTGGCTTTCCGACCTCAGAGGCCTCAGAGCCTGGTGTCATGCGGCTTGGATATGCAGGTGATGTTTATGCAAAGAGCACTTGGGTACTTTCCGAGCAGAATTTGCTAA